From Musa acuminata AAA Group cultivar baxijiao chromosome BXJ3-8, Cavendish_Baxijiao_AAA, whole genome shotgun sequence, one genomic window encodes:
- the LOC135645840 gene encoding probable indole-3-acetic acid-amido synthetase GH3.6 isoform X1, whose protein sequence is MATSAAAEAARWVEESTRDALRFQLETLRSILESNAGTAYLRLHLRDRLPDPARVDPALVATAFRRLVPLSSYDDYADLIERITDGAETPAALSLDPLICFFNSSGTSTMKPKLIPFFDSIHAKSASSLAHQASSAFLHRLFPPRSSSSKILWFLYAGNVTTTRAGFKVMAASAYPFHSNSTTTTPSPLLSMCISPREVITGSDAQQQMYCHLLCGLRHSASIDCIRSPYAAGLIRAMRMLESKWMQLCDDIESGLVSSEITELAMRRAVEELLGGPRPDLAARIRGASSRKNWNGILPLLWPELRYIACVSTGSMEQYYPTLKHYAGEGVPLLGGDYFASECPIGINMDRTRPPELTSFVILPGAAYFEFLPFDLGASSAAKETVDISGVEVGKMYEVVVTTYRGLYRYRLNDVVKVVGFHNSSPRVEFITRAPKQASEDFTERDLMSAMASFEHMVGERDGEQMVEFAGYLDPNSDQKHLIIFVELSKDCTLLQRERMEESITHLRRCCQSLEGCLGSVYKAKRAEGDLAALEISVVKPGSFEGLARVAVEGGAPANQYKPAKIIRNSNFVDLLKANVVISSSNGELRTLPV, encoded by the exons ATGGCGACGTCGGCGGCGGCCGAGGCGGCGAGGTGGGTCGAGGAGTCCACCCGCGACGCCCTTCGGTTCCAGCTGGAGACCCTCCGCTCGATCCTCGAGAGCAACGCCGGCACCGCCTACCTCCGCCTTCACCTCCGCGACCGCCTCCCTGATCCCGCCCGAGTCGACCCCGCCCTTGTGGCCACCGCCTTCCGCCGCCTCGTCCCTCTCTCTTCCTACGACGACTACGCGGATCTGATCGAGAGGATCACCGACGGCGCCGAGACGCCGGCCGCCCTCTCCCTCGATCCCCTCATCTGCTTCTTCAATAG TTCAGGAACGAGCACGATGAAGCCAAAGCTGATACCTTTCTTCGATTCCATACACGCCAAGTCTGCTTCCAGTCTTGCTCACCAAGCCAGCTCGGCCTTCCTTCACAG GTTATTCCCTCCAAGATCTTCTAGCAGTAAGATTCTGTGGTTCTTGTACGCCGGAAATGTCACCACGACCAGAGCTGGATTCAAGGTAATGGCAGCTTCTGCATACCCTTTCCACAGCAACTCCACCACGACGACGCCTTCACCTTTGCTCTCGATGTGCATTAGCCCCCGCGAGGTCATCACAGGGTCCGACGCCCAACAACAGATGTACTGCCACCTCCTCTGCGGCCTCAGGCACTCTGCCTCCATCGACTGCATTCGATCCCCTTACGCAGCTGGCTTGATCAGGGCGATGCGCATGTTGGAGTCCAAGTGGATGCAGCTCTGCGATGACATCGAATCCGGCTTGGTCAGCTCAGAGATCACCGAGCTTGCCATGAGAAGGGCGGTCGAAGAGCTGCTCGGTGGGCCGCGGCCAGACTTGGCCGCGAGGATTCGGGGAGCCagcagcagaaagaattggaatgGGATTCTTCCCCTTTTGTGGCCGGAACTGCGTTACATCGCTTGTGTTAGCACCGGCAGCATGGAGCAGTACTATCCCACCCTGAAGCACTACGCCGGCGAGGGCGTGCCATTGCTGGGCGGCGACTACTTCGCTTCGGAGTGCCCCATCGGCATCAACATGGACAGGACGCGCCCGCCGGAGCTGACGAGCTTTGTGATTCTTCCCGGTGCAGCCTACTTCGAGTTCCTTCCCTTTGACTTGGGAGCTTCATCTGCTGCAAAAGAGACAGTAGACATTTCTGGTGTAGAGGTCGGGAAGATGTACGAGGTGGTGGTGACTACTTACCGAGGGCTGTACCGCTACCGCCTGAACGATGTTGTCAAGGTCGTCGGGTTCCATAACTCCTCCCCGAGAGTGGAGTTCATCACCAGAGCACCAAAACAAGCTTCAGAGGACTTCACCGAAAGAGATTTGATGTCTGCAATGGCCAGTTTCGAGCATATGGTTGGGGAGAGGGATGGAGAACAGATGGTGGAGTTTGCTGGTTACCTGGATCCCAACTCGGACCAGAAGCATCTGATCATCTTCGTCGAATTGAGCAAAGATTGCACCCTTCTacagagagagagaatggaggaGTCCATCACGCATTTGAGGAGATGTTGTCAGTCCCTCGAAGGTTGTCTGGGGAGTGTTTACAAGGCGAAGAGGGCCGAGGGAGATCTTGCAGCTCTGGAGATATCGGTAGTGAAACCAGGTAGCTTCGAAGGACTAGCAAGAGTAGCCGTAGAGGGTGGAGCACCTGCGAATCAGTATAAACCTGCGAAGATCATCCGAAACAGCAACTTTGTTGATTTGCTGAAAGCAAATGTTGTAATAAGTAGCAGTAATGGTGAGTTGAGAACCTTACCAGTGTAA
- the LOC135645840 gene encoding probable indole-3-acetic acid-amido synthetase GH3.6 isoform X2, translated as MATSAAAEAARWVEESTRDALRFQLETLRSILESNAGTAYLRLHLRDRLPDPARVDPALVATAFRRLVPLSSYDDYADLIERITDGAETPAALSLDPLICFFNSSGTSTMKPKLIPFFDSIHAKSASSLAHQASSAFLHRCSCRSSKPCCSYLIYLTSFSCLGYSLQDLLAVRFCGSCTPEMSPRPELDSSPREVITGSDAQQQMYCHLLCGLRHSASIDCIRSPYAAGLIRAMRMLESKWMQLCDDIESGLVSSEITELAMRRAVEELLGGPRPDLAARIRGASSRKNWNGILPLLWPELRYIACVSTGSMEQYYPTLKHYAGEGVPLLGGDYFASECPIGINMDRTRPPELTSFVILPGAAYFEFLPFDLGASSAAKETVDISGVEVGKMYEVVVTTYRGLYRYRLNDVVKVVGFHNSSPRVEFITRAPKQASEDFTERDLMSAMASFEHMVGERDGEQMVEFAGYLDPNSDQKHLIIFVELSKDCTLLQRERMEESITHLRRCCQSLEGCLGSVYKAKRAEGDLAALEISVVKPGSFEGLARVAVEGGAPANQYKPAKIIRNSNFVDLLKANVVISSSNGELRTLPV; from the exons ATGGCGACGTCGGCGGCGGCCGAGGCGGCGAGGTGGGTCGAGGAGTCCACCCGCGACGCCCTTCGGTTCCAGCTGGAGACCCTCCGCTCGATCCTCGAGAGCAACGCCGGCACCGCCTACCTCCGCCTTCACCTCCGCGACCGCCTCCCTGATCCCGCCCGAGTCGACCCCGCCCTTGTGGCCACCGCCTTCCGCCGCCTCGTCCCTCTCTCTTCCTACGACGACTACGCGGATCTGATCGAGAGGATCACCGACGGCGCCGAGACGCCGGCCGCCCTCTCCCTCGATCCCCTCATCTGCTTCTTCAATAG TTCAGGAACGAGCACGATGAAGCCAAAGCTGATACCTTTCTTCGATTCCATACACGCCAAGTCTGCTTCCAGTCTTGCTCACCAAGCCAGCTCGGCCTTCCTTCACAGGTGTTCTTGTCGATCCTCGAAACCATGCTGCTCTTATCTCATATACTTGACTTCCTTCTCTTGCTTAGGTTATTCCCTCCAAGATCTTCTAGCAGTAAGATTCTGTGGTTCTTGTACGCCGGAAATGTCACCACGACCAGAGCTGGATTCAAG CCCCCGCGAGGTCATCACAGGGTCCGACGCCCAACAACAGATGTACTGCCACCTCCTCTGCGGCCTCAGGCACTCTGCCTCCATCGACTGCATTCGATCCCCTTACGCAGCTGGCTTGATCAGGGCGATGCGCATGTTGGAGTCCAAGTGGATGCAGCTCTGCGATGACATCGAATCCGGCTTGGTCAGCTCAGAGATCACCGAGCTTGCCATGAGAAGGGCGGTCGAAGAGCTGCTCGGTGGGCCGCGGCCAGACTTGGCCGCGAGGATTCGGGGAGCCagcagcagaaagaattggaatgGGATTCTTCCCCTTTTGTGGCCGGAACTGCGTTACATCGCTTGTGTTAGCACCGGCAGCATGGAGCAGTACTATCCCACCCTGAAGCACTACGCCGGCGAGGGCGTGCCATTGCTGGGCGGCGACTACTTCGCTTCGGAGTGCCCCATCGGCATCAACATGGACAGGACGCGCCCGCCGGAGCTGACGAGCTTTGTGATTCTTCCCGGTGCAGCCTACTTCGAGTTCCTTCCCTTTGACTTGGGAGCTTCATCTGCTGCAAAAGAGACAGTAGACATTTCTGGTGTAGAGGTCGGGAAGATGTACGAGGTGGTGGTGACTACTTACCGAGGGCTGTACCGCTACCGCCTGAACGATGTTGTCAAGGTCGTCGGGTTCCATAACTCCTCCCCGAGAGTGGAGTTCATCACCAGAGCACCAAAACAAGCTTCAGAGGACTTCACCGAAAGAGATTTGATGTCTGCAATGGCCAGTTTCGAGCATATGGTTGGGGAGAGGGATGGAGAACAGATGGTGGAGTTTGCTGGTTACCTGGATCCCAACTCGGACCAGAAGCATCTGATCATCTTCGTCGAATTGAGCAAAGATTGCACCCTTCTacagagagagagaatggaggaGTCCATCACGCATTTGAGGAGATGTTGTCAGTCCCTCGAAGGTTGTCTGGGGAGTGTTTACAAGGCGAAGAGGGCCGAGGGAGATCTTGCAGCTCTGGAGATATCGGTAGTGAAACCAGGTAGCTTCGAAGGACTAGCAAGAGTAGCCGTAGAGGGTGGAGCACCTGCGAATCAGTATAAACCTGCGAAGATCATCCGAAACAGCAACTTTGTTGATTTGCTGAAAGCAAATGTTGTAATAAGTAGCAGTAATGGTGAGTTGAGAACCTTACCAGTGTAA